In Saccharomyces cerevisiae S288C chromosome VIII, complete sequence, a genomic segment contains:
- the GEP4 gene encoding phosphatidylglycerophosphatase (Mitochondrial phosphatidylglycerophosphatase (PGP phosphatase); dephosphorylates phosphatidylglycerolphosphate to generate phosphatidylglycerol, an essential step during cardiolipin biosynthesis; null mutant is sensitive to tunicamycin, DTT), which translates to MNISGTLNTLRLLYNPSLCKPSLVVPTFNDLPIPIHDSIKAVVLDKDNCIAFPHDDKIWPDYLQHWETLRSKYSNKALLIVSNTAGSNSDKDYSQAKLLEDKTGIPVLRHSTKKPGCHNEILDYFYRNKTITNPKEVAVVGDRLFTDILMANLMGSYGVWIRDGVKVSANPLSKFEKKLYNFLGF; encoded by the coding sequence CTTTATAACCCATCACTGTGTAAGCCTAGTCTAGTTGTCCCCACTTTTAACGATCTTCCTATACCAATCCACGATTCTATAAAGGCCGTGGTCTTGGATAAGGACAACTGCATCGCCTTCCCTCATGATGACAAAATATGGCCAGATTACTTGCAACACTGGGAAACCTTAAGGTCGAAATACTCTAACAAAGCACTCTTGATTGTTAGCAATACCGCCGGTTCCAATTCTGATAAGGACTATTCGCAAGCAAAACTTTTGGAAGATAAGACAGGTATACCTGTTTTGCGGCACTCTACAAAGAAACCAGGTTGTCACAACGAAATATTAGATTATTTTTATAGAAACAAAACCATAACAAATCCAAAAGaggttgctgttgttggaGATAGGCTTTTTACTGACATCTTGATGGCAAACCTAATGGGTTCATACGGGGTGTGGATTCGAGATGGTGTTAAAGTTTCGGCAAATCCTCTCTCCAAgttcgaaaaaaaattatacaACTTTTTGGGATTTTGA